A stretch of the Aggregatibacter sp. HMT-949 genome encodes the following:
- the lpdA gene encoding dihydrolipoyl dehydrogenase has product MSKEIKTQVVVLGAGPAGYSAAFRCADLGLETVLVERYSTLGGVCLNVGCIPSKALLHVAKVIEEAKQANKNGVYFGEPRIDLDEVRAGKEAVVAKLTGGLAGMAKQRKITVVEGLAAFTDPNTLIARDRDGRPTTIKFDNAIIAAGSRPIELPFIPHEDPRIWNSTDALKLKEVPKKLLIMGGGIIGLEMGTVYHALGSEIEVVEMFDQVIPAADKDIVAIYTKQIEKKFKLMLETKVTAVEAKDDGIYVSMEGKACNDTKRYDAVLVAIGRVPNGKLIDAGKAGVEVDERGFIRVDKQMRTNVPHIFAIGDIVGQPMLAHKGVHEGHVAAEVIAGQKHYFDPKVIPSIAYTEPEVAWVGKTEKECKQEGLNYEVAKFPWAASGRAIASECSEGMTKLIFDKNTHRVLGGAIVGSNGGELLGEIGLAIEMGCDAEDIALTIHAHPTLHESVGLAAEVFEGSITDLPNAKAKKK; this is encoded by the coding sequence ATGAGTAAAGAAATTAAAACCCAAGTCGTAGTACTTGGTGCCGGACCGGCAGGTTATTCAGCCGCATTCCGTTGTGCGGATTTAGGCTTAGAAACCGTTCTGGTCGAACGCTATTCGACTCTTGGTGGCGTGTGTTTAAATGTCGGTTGTATTCCGTCAAAAGCCTTATTGCACGTGGCAAAAGTGATTGAAGAAGCCAAACAGGCAAATAAAAACGGCGTGTATTTCGGCGAACCGCGTATTGATCTGGATGAAGTACGCGCGGGCAAGGAAGCCGTTGTCGCAAAATTAACCGGCGGTTTAGCCGGTATGGCGAAACAGCGTAAAATAACAGTCGTCGAAGGTTTAGCCGCGTTTACCGATCCGAATACCCTCATTGCGCGTGATCGCGATGGTCGTCCGACCACAATTAAATTCGACAATGCCATTATCGCGGCGGGTTCGCGTCCAATCGAATTACCCTTCATTCCGCATGAAGATCCGCGTATTTGGAATTCCACCGATGCCCTTAAATTAAAAGAAGTGCCAAAAAAATTGCTTATCATGGGCGGCGGTATCATCGGTTTGGAAATGGGTACGGTTTACCATGCGCTTGGTTCTGAAATCGAAGTAGTCGAAATGTTCGACCAAGTAATTCCGGCGGCGGATAAAGACATCGTTGCGATTTACACCAAACAAATCGAGAAAAAATTCAAGTTGATGCTTGAAACCAAAGTCACTGCAGTGGAAGCGAAAGACGACGGCATTTATGTTTCCATGGAAGGCAAAGCCTGCAACGATACGAAACGTTACGATGCGGTGCTCGTAGCGATCGGTCGTGTACCAAACGGTAAATTAATCGATGCCGGCAAAGCGGGCGTGGAAGTGGATGAACGCGGTTTCATTCGTGTCGATAAACAAATGCGTACCAATGTGCCGCATATTTTCGCCATCGGCGATATTGTCGGTCAACCGATGTTGGCGCACAAAGGCGTGCACGAAGGCCATGTCGCTGCGGAAGTAATTGCAGGTCAAAAACATTATTTTGATCCGAAAGTGATTCCGTCCATCGCTTACACCGAGCCCGAAGTGGCATGGGTCGGTAAAACCGAAAAAGAATGTAAGCAAGAAGGGTTGAATTACGAAGTGGCAAAATTCCCTTGGGCGGCTTCTGGTCGTGCGATTGCCTCCGAATGTTCGGAAGGAATGACCAAACTGATTTTCGATAAAAATACCCATCGCGTATTAGGTGGCGCCATCGTTGGCAGTAACGGTGGTGAATTATTAGGCGAAATCGGTCTTGCCATTGAAATGGGATGCGATGCGGAAGATATCGCACTCACTATCCACGCTCACCCAACTTTGCACGAATCCGTCGGTTTAGCGGCAGAAGTGTTTGAAGGATCGATTACCGATCTTCCAAATGCGAAAGCGAAGAAAAAATAA
- a CDS encoding NlpC/P60 family protein, with amino-acid sequence MLKRLFIIIGLATLATACSSGSNNAHQGKISESDDAQLSGLIENLENGNVRHKLKTNRPQFSLGDDKALAAVYNEWAGTRYRMGGTGKRGIDCSAFMQTAFWSAYGIELPRSTAEQRYLGRKIGKHELRKGDLVFFRRNSHVGVYLGNNQFMHASTSQGVTISSLDEDYWAKTYTQSRRIM; translated from the coding sequence ATGTTAAAGCGACTTTTCATAATTATTGGCTTGGCCACATTAGCCACCGCCTGTTCGAGCGGGAGCAATAACGCACATCAAGGCAAAATCTCAGAAAGTGACGATGCGCAACTTAGCGGATTAATCGAAAACTTAGAAAATGGCAACGTTCGTCACAAATTAAAAACAAACCGTCCACAATTCAGCTTAGGCGATGACAAAGCCCTTGCCGCCGTTTATAACGAATGGGCGGGAACCCGTTATCGCATGGGCGGTACCGGCAAACGCGGCATTGATTGTTCCGCCTTTATGCAAACCGCATTTTGGTCTGCTTACGGTATTGAACTTCCGCGTTCCACCGCCGAACAACGTTATTTAGGGCGTAAAATCGGCAAACACGAGTTACGCAAAGGCGATTTAGTCTTTTTCCGCCGCAATAGCCACGTCGGTGTTTATCTGGGCAACAACCAATTTATGCACGCCAGCACCAGTCAAGGTGTCACCATTAGTTCGCTGGATGAAGATTATTGGGCAAAAACCTACACCCAATCCCGTCGCATCATGTAA
- the apt gene encoding adenine phosphoribosyltransferase: protein MNAQLELIKSSIKSIPNYPKEGIIFRDITALLEVPAAFKATVDLIVEQYRDKNITKVLGTESRGFIFGAPVALALGLPFELVRKPKKLPRETISQSYQLEYGEDTLEIHTDAISVGDNVLIIDDLLATGGTVEATVKLVERLGGKVKHAAFVINLPELGGEKRLSALGVQCYTLVNFAGH, encoded by the coding sequence ATGAACGCACAACTTGAACTTATCAAATCTTCCATCAAATCCATTCCTAATTATCCTAAGGAAGGCATTATCTTCCGCGATATCACCGCCTTGCTCGAAGTTCCGGCAGCGTTTAAAGCAACGGTAGATTTAATCGTAGAGCAATATCGCGACAAAAACATCACCAAAGTGCTTGGCACCGAATCGCGCGGTTTTATCTTCGGTGCGCCGGTCGCGCTCGCATTGGGCTTACCGTTTGAATTAGTGCGCAAGCCGAAAAAATTACCGCGCGAAACCATCTCGCAATCTTACCAACTCGAATACGGCGAAGACACCTTGGAAATTCACACCGACGCCATTTCTGTCGGCGATAACGTATTAATTATCGATGACTTATTGGCCACCGGCGGTACCGTCGAAGCCACAGTGAAATTGGTAGAACGCTTAGGCGGTAAAGTCAAACACGCCGCATTTGTGATTAATTTGCCGGAATTAGGCGGCGAAAAACGCTTAAGCGCGCTGGGTGTGCAGTGCTACACCTTAGTTAATTTTGCCGGCCATTAA
- the dnaX gene encoding DNA polymerase III subunit gamma/tau → MSYQVLARKWRPQTFEEVVGQGHILTALSNGLKEQRLHHAYLFSGTRGVGKTSIARLFAKGLNCIKNGITDHPCGECENCKAIEQGNFIDLIEIDAASRTKVEDTRELLDNVQYKPVVGRFKVYLIDEVHMLSRHSFNALLKTLEEPPEYVKFLLATTDPQKLPVTILSRCMQFHLKALDETQISQHLAHILTQEQIEFEPLALDKLAKAAQGSIRDALSLTDQAIAMGNRHITVNVVNAMLGLLDDGQAIDIIYALHQGNGENLMKTVQSVADNGGDWDELLVETAEKLHQIALLQLLPHKADDEDEHLTFLAQHIAPEDVQFFYQVMLSGRKELNAAPNRRAGAEMTLLRALAFHPKFLTATAETNSSEPRTPAQESATQRSGNDIELPVLSQNTKSAYQAKGTASSPPASAASNVPNSTALKSAESSNSTAFSLAGLAALDALEQLNQIEQNERQARHAEQQAAVSEALHQLDALDAQTAPHQMTVLPVRTMTPPQPQAQPTANQTATPQTVQATREIPKDIQTVENSMEDNAEIEQEEQQMLDAETYRWEWSNPELAKVDSGLRPSDIKQAILQDITPELRLRIVAITQEQDEWTDIIERCGVTGFSKELALNCCLLGKHEHEIRLALHSEKAHLCQDRSIKMLTQALEQLYRKPISVKIQLDDRSLLTPMDLRKQVYQNLCEQARTELQQDPKLLRLQKEFDAKLDTDSIRPV, encoded by the coding sequence ATGAGCTACCAAGTTTTAGCCCGCAAATGGCGGCCGCAAACCTTTGAAGAAGTCGTCGGACAGGGGCATATCCTCACCGCGCTTTCCAACGGTTTAAAAGAACAGCGGCTGCACCACGCCTATCTGTTTTCCGGCACCCGCGGCGTCGGCAAAACTTCCATCGCGCGTTTGTTCGCCAAAGGCTTGAATTGCATTAAAAACGGCATCACGGATCACCCGTGCGGTGAATGTGAAAATTGCAAAGCCATCGAGCAAGGCAACTTTATCGACTTAATCGAAATCGATGCAGCGTCGCGCACCAAAGTGGAGGACACGCGCGAATTGCTGGATAACGTGCAATACAAACCGGTTGTCGGCCGCTTCAAAGTGTATCTTATTGATGAAGTGCATATGTTGTCGCGTCATTCTTTCAATGCCTTGTTAAAAACCTTGGAAGAACCGCCCGAATACGTGAAATTCTTGCTCGCCACCACGGATCCGCAAAAATTGCCGGTCACGATCTTATCGCGCTGTATGCAGTTCCATTTAAAAGCCTTGGATGAAACGCAAATTTCTCAGCATCTCGCGCATATTCTGACGCAAGAACAGATCGAATTCGAACCTTTGGCTTTGGATAAACTAGCCAAAGCCGCACAGGGCAGTATTCGCGACGCATTAAGTTTAACCGACCAAGCCATCGCCATGGGCAACCGGCATATCACAGTGAACGTGGTAAATGCCATGTTAGGCTTGTTAGACGACGGTCAAGCCATCGACATCATCTACGCGCTGCACCAAGGCAATGGCGAAAACTTAATGAAAACCGTTCAATCCGTAGCGGACAACGGCGGCGATTGGGATGAATTATTGGTGGAAACCGCAGAAAAACTGCATCAAATCGCACTGCTGCAATTGTTGCCGCACAAGGCCGATGATGAAGACGAACATTTGACGTTTCTGGCGCAACATATCGCACCGGAAGACGTGCAATTTTTCTACCAAGTGATGCTATCCGGCCGAAAAGAATTAAACGCCGCGCCGAATCGTCGTGCCGGCGCCGAAATGACATTATTGAGGGCATTGGCATTTCACCCAAAGTTCCTTACGGCAACAGCCGAGACTAATTCGTCCGAACCGCGTACTCCCGCACAAGAAAGTGCAACGCAACGTTCCGGCAATGATATTGAGTTACCGGTGTTGTCGCAAAACACGAAATCCGCTTATCAAGCAAAAGGGACAGCCTCTTCTCCTCCCGCTTCCGCTGCATCGAACGTGCCAAATAGCACCGCATTGAAAAGCGCTGAATCCTCAAACAGCACCGCATTCAGCCTTGCCGGTTTGGCCGCATTGGATGCGCTGGAGCAACTCAATCAAATCGAACAAAACGAACGTCAAGCCCGACATGCCGAACAACAAGCAGCGGTGAGCGAAGCCTTACATCAGCTGGATGCATTGGACGCACAAACAGCACCGCACCAAATGACCGTTCTTCCGGTGCGCACAATGACGCCGCCTCAGCCTCAAGCGCAACCAACGGCAAATCAAACTGCCACGCCGCAAACCGTGCAAGCCACCCGCGAAATCCCGAAAGACATACAAACCGTCGAAAATAGTATGGAAGACAACGCGGAAATCGAACAAGAAGAACAACAAATGCTGGACGCAGAAACCTATCGCTGGGAATGGAGCAATCCGGAATTGGCCAAAGTGGATAGCGGCTTGCGCCCTTCCGACATTAAACAGGCGATCTTGCAAGACATCACCCCGGAACTGCGTTTGCGCATTGTTGCTATCACCCAAGAACAGGACGAATGGACGGACATCATCGAACGTTGTGGAGTAACCGGCTTTTCCAAAGAATTGGCGCTAAATTGTTGCTTGCTTGGCAAACACGAACACGAAATTCGGCTTGCACTGCATTCCGAAAAAGCACATTTGTGCCAAGATCGCAGCATTAAAATGTTAACGCAAGCCCTCGAACAACTTTACCGAAAACCGATTTCTGTCAAAATTCAATTAGACGATCGCAGCTTGCTCACCCCGATGGATTTACGCAAACAGGTCTATCAAAACTTGTGCGAACAGGCTCGTACCGAACTGCAACAAGACCCCAAATTATTGCGCTTACAAAAAGAGTTTGATGCTAAATTGGATACAGACAGCATCCGCCCGGTATAA
- a CDS encoding DUF808 domain-containing protein, whose product MAFSSLFTLIDDIASILDDVALMTKTAAKKTVGVVGDDLALNANQVAGAGAERELPIVWAVAKGSFINKAVLIPIALLLSAFLPSLIVPLLMLGGAYLCFEGVEKLLHKFLSQAQKQEQHKPQDRFNEAEKIKGAIRTDFILSAEIIIIALGELTQADLSTRIVALLLIGIGITAFVYGLVALIVKADDFGLYLMQKGTPTQHIGRAILLIMPKFMRSLNVIGTLAMFLVGGGIFVHNLDFIHHFLEQYGFADGWTSNLAALIIGLIIGLLACGVVLPMIKIFGKH is encoded by the coding sequence ATGGCGTTTAGTTCGCTTTTTACTTTAATAGATGATATCGCCTCAATTCTTGACGACGTCGCCTTAATGACCAAAACCGCCGCCAAAAAAACCGTCGGCGTCGTGGGCGACGATCTGGCGCTCAATGCCAACCAAGTGGCCGGCGCCGGCGCAGAACGCGAATTGCCGATTGTCTGGGCCGTGGCCAAAGGTTCTTTTATCAACAAAGCGGTGTTAATTCCCATCGCCTTATTGCTCTCCGCGTTTCTGCCCAGCCTTATCGTGCCACTATTAATGCTCGGCGGCGCTTATTTGTGTTTTGAGGGCGTAGAAAAATTACTGCATAAATTTTTATCGCAAGCACAAAAGCAAGAACAACACAAACCGCAAGATAGGTTTAACGAAGCCGAAAAAATCAAAGGCGCAATTCGCACCGACTTTATTTTATCGGCAGAAATCATCATCATCGCCTTAGGCGAATTAACCCAAGCAGACTTATCAACGCGCATCGTCGCCTTATTACTTATCGGTATCGGCATTACCGCTTTCGTTTACGGCTTAGTGGCATTAATTGTTAAAGCCGACGATTTCGGCTTATACCTCATGCAAAAAGGCACCCCCACCCAACATATCGGCCGCGCGATTTTACTAATTATGCCGAAATTTATGCGCTCGCTAAACGTCATCGGCACCCTTGCCATGTTCCTCGTAGGCGGCGGCATTTTCGTCCACAACTTGGATTTTATTCACCATTTCCTCGAACAATACGGATTCGCCGACGGCTGGACAAGTAACCTCGCCGCCCTCATCATCGGCTTAATAATCGGCCTTCTCGCTTGCGGAGTCGTATTACCGATGATAAAAATTTTCGGAAAACATTAA
- a CDS encoding addiction module antidote protein — translation MNDEMTEKHGLRPFDVAEFLDDEETIRAYLAEVLQEGDQDEFLEALNDVARARGIAELARQTGLGRESLYKTLSKGSKPRFETIQKILAAFNLVLVPQIKNV, via the coding sequence ATGAATGATGAGATGACGGAAAAGCATGGTTTGCGGCCTTTTGATGTGGCGGAGTTTTTAGACGATGAGGAGACAATACGCGCTTATTTGGCGGAGGTGTTGCAGGAAGGCGATCAAGATGAATTTTTAGAAGCTTTGAATGATGTGGCGCGGGCGCGTGGGATTGCGGAGCTTGCCAGACAAACGGGGCTTGGACGTGAAAGTTTGTATAAAACGCTTTCTAAAGGCAGTAAGCCGCGCTTTGAGACGATTCAGAAAATATTGGCTGCGTTTAATCTTGTTTTAGTCCCGCAGATTAAGAATGTTTAA
- the proA gene encoding glutamate-5-semialdehyde dehydrogenase: MLEQMGKQAKEAAFILVQLSTAQKNHALAVIAEQLETQADRILAENNKDIEAARQNGLSEALIDRLLLTSQRLQGIANDVRHVISLTDPVGKIIDGGTLDSGLKIERVRTPLGVIGVIYEARPNVTIDVASLCLKTGNAVLLRGGKETRHSNQILVEVVQNALQQAGLPKFAVQAISDPNRDLVMQLLKLDRYVDMIIPRGGAGLHELCKQHASIPVIVGGVGVCHTFVEQSADQNKAVLLIDNAKTQRPSTCNTLETLLVQASIAAQFLPKLVAHLAPKKVKYHAASGTALNVLKQAGADVTEVTENQLHAEWGSPDLNVVVVNDINEAIAHIRRYGTQHSECILTASQNLARQFVNQVDAAAVYVNASTRFTDGGQFGLGAEVAVSTQKLHARGPMGLEALTSYKWVCEGDYSIRA, encoded by the coding sequence ATGTTAGAACAAATGGGCAAACAAGCCAAAGAGGCCGCGTTTATTTTGGTGCAATTAAGCACAGCACAGAAAAATCATGCGTTGGCAGTGATCGCCGAGCAACTGGAAACACAAGCCGACCGCATCTTGGCAGAAAATAACAAAGATATTGAAGCGGCGCGACAAAACGGCTTGTCCGAAGCCTTAATCGATCGCCTGTTACTGACGTCGCAACGTTTGCAAGGCATCGCCAACGATGTGCGGCACGTCATTTCGCTTACCGATCCGGTGGGCAAAATTATCGATGGCGGCACCTTAGACAGCGGTTTGAAAATCGAACGCGTACGCACTCCCCTCGGCGTTATCGGCGTCATTTACGAAGCGCGCCCGAACGTCACCATTGATGTCGCCAGCCTATGTTTGAAAACCGGCAATGCGGTGCTGTTACGCGGCGGCAAAGAAACCCGACATTCTAACCAAATTTTAGTCGAGGTCGTGCAAAACGCCTTACAACAAGCAGGCCTACCAAAATTCGCCGTGCAAGCCATTAGCGATCCAAACCGCGATCTCGTAATGCAATTATTAAAACTTGATCGCTACGTTGATATGATCATTCCGCGCGGCGGCGCAGGCTTACACGAACTTTGCAAACAACACGCCAGCATTCCGGTCATTGTTGGCGGCGTGGGCGTTTGCCATACCTTCGTGGAACAAAGCGCCGATCAAAACAAAGCGGTTTTGCTGATCGATAATGCCAAAACCCAACGTCCTAGCACCTGCAACACCTTAGAAACGCTTTTAGTGCAAGCTTCTATCGCCGCACAATTTCTGCCGAAACTGGTTGCACATTTAGCGCCGAAAAAGGTGAAATACCACGCTGCATCGGGCACCGCATTGAACGTGCTGAAACAAGCGGGCGCAGACGTAACCGAAGTCACCGAAAATCAATTGCACGCAGAATGGGGTTCGCCGGATTTGAACGTAGTCGTGGTAAACGACATCAACGAAGCAATCGCGCATATCCGTCGATATGGCACGCAACATTCCGAATGCATTTTAACCGCTTCGCAAAACTTGGCCCGTCAATTCGTCAATCAAGTGGACGCGGCGGCGGTTTATGTGAACGCCAGCACGCGTTTCACTGACGGCGGACAATTCGGCTTGGGCGCAGAAGTGGCGGTCAGCACACAAAAACTGCACGCTCGCGGTCCAATGGGTCTGGAAGCGCTCACCAGTTACAAATGGGTGTGCGAGGGCGATTACAGCATTCGTGCCTAA
- a CDS encoding DNA polymerase III subunit chi, which produces MVKNARFYILTEQSSLGMEQLACDLAASAWRLGKRVLIACETERQALDIDEALWQRDPDEFVPHNLSGEATQYVTPIEISWKGKRNAQRRDLLINLQRELPEFIHVFTQLIDFVPAEEEQKVQARERYKQLRMQGWLLSTENVE; this is translated from the coding sequence ATGGTGAAAAATGCGCGGTTTTATATTCTGACAGAGCAGAGTTCGCTCGGTATGGAACAACTGGCCTGCGATTTAGCCGCTTCGGCTTGGCGTTTAGGGAAGCGCGTTTTGATTGCCTGTGAAACCGAGCGACAAGCGCTGGATATTGACGAAGCGCTGTGGCAGCGTGATCCGGACGAATTTGTGCCGCATAATTTGTCGGGCGAAGCGACACAATATGTCACGCCGATTGAAATTAGTTGGAAAGGCAAACGCAATGCGCAACGACGTGATTTGTTGATTAATTTGCAGCGCGAGTTGCCCGAGTTTATTCACGTTTTTACTCAACTGATTGATTTTGTTCCCGCCGAAGAAGAGCAAAAGGTGCAAGCGCGAGAACGTTATAAACAATTGCGTATGCAAGGGTGGCTGCTTTCGACGGAAAATGTTGAGTGA
- a CDS encoding valine--tRNA ligase: MTQKFEMADRFNPSAVEQALYQHWEESGYFKPSENENAPSYCIAIPPPNVTGSLHMGHAFQQTLMDTLIRFNRMEGHNTLWQAGTDHAGIATQMVVERKIAAEEGKTRHDYGREAFINKIWDWKAYSGGTISQQMRRLGNSIDWERERFTMDEGLSNAVKEVFVRLHEEGLIYRGKRLVNWDPKLHTAISDLEVENKESKGSLWHFRYPLANGAKTTDGKDYLVVATTRPETMLGDTAVAVHPEDERYQSLIGKTVVLPLANREIPIIADEYVDREFGTGVVKITPAHDFNDYEVGKRHSLPMVNVLTLNADIRDEAEIIGTDGKPLAGYEAMIPADYRGLERFAARKKIVADFEALGLLDEIKPHDLKVPYGDRGGVPIEPMLTDQWYVSVKPLADVAIKAVEDGEIQFVPKQYENLYFSWMRDIQDWCISRQLWWGHRIPAWYDAEGNVYVARNEAEVRSKYGLDSAVELKQDEDVLDTWFSSGLWTFSTLGWPEQTKELKMFHPTDVLITGFDIIFFWVARMIMFTMHFVKDGNGKPQVPFKTVYVTGLIRDEQGQKMSKSKGNVLDPIDMIDGISLEDLLEKRTGNMMQPQLAEKIAKATRKEFAEGITAHGTDALRFTLAALASNGRDINWDMKRLEGYRNFCNKLWNASRFVLTNEKLDLSQGEIEFSVADRWIQSEFNRTVETFRSALSQYRFDLCANAIYEFTWNQFCDWYLELTKPVFANGNAAQIRAASQTLVHVLEKLLRLAHPLMPFITEEIWQKVKEFVGIIADSIMLQSFPRVEENAFDAEAETEINWLKDVIVAVRNIRAESNIAPSKGLDLLFRNIPVDEQKILEKQTALLQAMAKLDNVSVLKEGEQAPLAVAKLVGNTEILVPMAGFINKEAELARLTKEIEKYQNEVKRIENKLSNEAFVAKAPEAVIAKEREKQAEYQSGLEKIREQYKAIEVL; this comes from the coding sequence ATGACACAAAAATTCGAAATGGCAGATCGTTTTAATCCGTCTGCGGTAGAGCAAGCCCTTTATCAACATTGGGAAGAGAGTGGTTATTTTAAACCGTCTGAAAATGAAAACGCGCCGAGCTATTGCATTGCAATTCCGCCACCGAACGTCACAGGTTCCCTACACATGGGGCACGCTTTCCAACAGACCTTAATGGATACATTAATCCGTTTTAACCGTATGGAAGGGCATAACACCTTATGGCAAGCAGGGACAGACCATGCGGGTATCGCCACCCAAATGGTGGTGGAGCGTAAAATTGCGGCTGAAGAAGGCAAAACTCGCCACGATTATGGTCGTGAAGCGTTTATCAACAAAATTTGGGATTGGAAAGCCTATTCAGGCGGTACAATCAGCCAACAAATGCGCCGTTTAGGTAACTCCATCGACTGGGAACGTGAGCGTTTCACCATGGACGAGGGGTTATCTAATGCGGTAAAAGAAGTGTTTGTTCGCTTGCACGAAGAAGGGTTGATTTACCGTGGCAAACGCTTGGTGAACTGGGATCCAAAACTTCACACTGCGATTTCTGATTTAGAAGTAGAAAACAAAGAGAGCAAAGGTTCCCTTTGGCATTTCCGCTATCCATTAGCCAACGGTGCAAAAACGACAGATGGCAAAGATTATTTAGTGGTGGCAACTACGCGTCCGGAAACCATGTTGGGCGATACAGCGGTGGCGGTGCATCCGGAAGATGAGCGTTATCAATCTTTAATCGGCAAAACCGTAGTTCTGCCATTGGCTAATCGTGAAATTCCGATTATTGCCGATGAATATGTAGATCGTGAATTCGGTACGGGCGTGGTGAAAATCACCCCTGCGCACGACTTTAACGACTATGAAGTGGGCAAACGCCACAGCTTGCCGATGGTTAACGTGTTAACCTTAAACGCAGATATTCGTGATGAAGCGGAAATTATCGGTACCGATGGTAAACCGCTTGCCGGCTATGAAGCGATGATTCCTGCGGATTACCGTGGCTTAGAGCGTTTCGCTGCCCGTAAGAAAATCGTGGCAGATTTTGAAGCGCTGGGTTTATTAGACGAAATCAAACCGCATGATTTGAAAGTGCCTTATGGCGACCGTGGTGGCGTGCCAATCGAGCCGATGTTAACCGACCAATGGTATGTGAGCGTGAAACCGCTTGCTGATGTGGCGATTAAAGCGGTGGAAGACGGTGAAATCCAATTCGTGCCGAAACAATATGAAAACCTTTATTTCTCTTGGATGCGCGATATTCAAGATTGGTGTATTTCTCGCCAACTTTGGTGGGGGCACCGCATTCCGGCGTGGTATGACGCGGAAGGCAACGTTTATGTCGCGCGTAACGAAGCAGAAGTGCGGTCAAAATATGGCTTAGATTCTGCGGTGGAACTCAAACAAGACGAAGACGTGTTAGATACATGGTTCTCATCAGGCTTGTGGACGTTCTCCACCTTAGGTTGGCCGGAGCAAACCAAAGAACTCAAAATGTTCCACCCAACGGATGTGTTAATCACAGGCTTCGACATCATCTTCTTCTGGGTTGCGCGTATGATTATGTTTACGATGCACTTTGTAAAAGATGGAAACGGCAAACCGCAAGTGCCATTCAAAACCGTGTACGTAACAGGCTTAATCCGTGATGAGCAAGGCCAAAAAATGTCGAAATCAAAAGGCAACGTGCTTGATCCAATCGATATGATTGACGGCATCAGCCTTGAAGATTTACTTGAAAAACGCACTGGCAACATGATGCAGCCGCAATTAGCAGAGAAAATAGCTAAAGCAACGCGCAAAGAATTTGCTGAGGGTATTACAGCTCACGGTACAGACGCATTGCGTTTCACATTAGCCGCATTGGCTTCAAACGGTCGTGACATCAACTGGGATATGAAACGCTTAGAAGGCTACCGTAACTTCTGTAATAAATTGTGGAATGCAAGCCGTTTCGTTCTTACCAATGAAAAATTAGATTTAAGCCAAGGCGAAATTGAATTCTCCGTGGCAGACCGTTGGATTCAATCCGAATTCAATCGCACAGTAGAAACGTTCCGCAGTGCATTAAGCCAATACCGTTTCGACCTTTGCGCCAATGCGATTTATGAATTCACTTGGAACCAATTCTGCGACTGGTATTTGGAACTCACCAAACCGGTGTTTGCCAACGGCAACGCAGCGCAAATTCGCGCAGCAAGCCAAACCTTGGTTCATGTGTTAGAAAAATTATTACGTTTAGCACATCCGCTCATGCCATTTATTACTGAAGAAATTTGGCAAAAAGTGAAAGAGTTCGTTGGAATTATTGCAGACAGCATTATGTTGCAATCTTTCCCACGCGTGGAAGAAAATGCCTTTGATGCCGAGGCGGAAACAGAGATCAATTGGCTCAAAGACGTGATTGTTGCCGTGCGTAACATCCGTGCTGAGAGCAACATTGCTCCAAGCAAAGGCCTCGATCTGTTATTCCGTAATATTCCGGTTGATGAGCAAAAAATACTGGAAAAACAGACCGCACTTTTACAAGCCATGGCGAAGTTAGACAACGTCAGCGTGCTTAAAGAGGGCGAACAAGCACCGTTGGCTGTAGCGAAGTTAGTCGGCAACACCGAAATCCTCGTGCCGATGGCAGGTTTCATTAATAAAGAAGCCGAACTTGCCCGTTTGACCAAAGAGATTGAAAAATATCAAAACGAAGTTAAACGCATCGAAAACAAACTCAGCAACGAAGCCTTCGTCGCCAAAGCCCCGGAAGCGGTTATCGCCAAAGAACGCGAAAAACAAGCCGAATACCAATCCGGATTAGAAAAAATTCGTGAGCAGTATAAGGCGATTGAGGTGCTTTAA